TCGTTCCCCGCGCGCACGGCAGCGCGCTGTTCGAGCGCGGCGAGACCCAGATCCTGGGTGTGACCACGCTGGACATGGTCAAGATGGCCCAGCAGATCGACTCGCTGGGGCCGGAAACCTCCAAACGGTACATGCACCACTACAACTTCCCGCCGTTCTCCACCGGCGAGACCGGCCGGGTCGGCTCGCCCAAGCGGCGTGAGATCGGGCATGGTGCGCTCGCCGAGCGGGCCCTGATCCCGGTGCTGCCCAGCGTCGAGGAATTCCCCTACGCGATCCGCCAGGTGTCGGAAGCGTTGGGCTCCAACGGTTCCACGTCGATGGGATCGGTCTGTGCGTCCACGCTCGCGTTGCTCAACGCCGGTGTGCCGCTGAAGGCGCCGGTCGCCGGCATCGCGATGGGCCTGGTCTCCGACGACATAGAAATCGAGGCGGGAGACGGCACGAAATCGACCGAGCGCCGCTTCGTCACCCTGACCGACATCCTGGGTGCCGAGGACGCGTTCGGCGACATGGACTTCAAGTGCGCCGGCACCAAGGATTTCGTGACGGCGCTGCAGCTGGACACCAAGCTCGACGGAATCCCGTCGCAGGTGCTCGCGGGTGCGCTGTCGCAAGCCAAGGACGCCCGGCTGACCATCCTCGAGGTGATGGCCGAGGCCATCGACGAGCCCGACCAGATGAGCCCGTACGCGCCGGTGGTGACCACCATCAAGGTCCCAGTGGACAAGATCGGTGAGGTCATCGGCCCCAAGGGCAAGATGATCAATTCCATCACTGAGGAGACCGGCGCGCAGATCTCCATCGAGGACGACGGCACCGTGTTCGTCGGCGCCACCAACGGTCCCTCGGCGCAGGCCGCGATCGACAGGATCAACGCCATCGCCAATCCGCAGTTGCCGACGGTCGGGGAGCGATTCCTCGGAACTGTAGTCAAGACAACGGATTTCGGTGCGTTCGTGTCGCTGCTGCCCGGCCGTGACGGTCTGGTGCACATCTCCAAGCTCGGTAGGGGTAAGCGCATCGCCAAGGTCGAGGACGTGGTGAACGTCGGCGACAAGCTGCGCGTGGAGATCGCCGACATCGACAAGCGGGGCAAGATCTCGCTGGTCCTGGTGGCCGAGGATGATGGCGCCGAGAATGGGTCAGCCCCCGACGCTCCTGCCCCGGAGACCGCATCAGCCGATGCCGCCAGCTCAGTCTAGAAGGCCAGCAGCTGATCCAGCGCTGCGGCGGGGCAAGCACACCGCCGCAGCAAAACCCGAACACCAGGCCGGTTTGCGGCGCACGATGCTGCCGGGCGGGCTGCGAGTGGTCACCGAGCATCTGCCCGCGGTGCGCTCCGCGTCGGTCGGGGTGTGGGTCGGCGTCGGATCGCGAGATGAAGGCGCCACCGTTGCCGGTGCGGCGCACTTCCTCGAGCATCTGCTGTTCAAGTCGACGCCGACGCGGACGGCTGTGGACATTGCCCAGTCGATGGATGCCGTCGGCGGTGAGCTGAACGCGTTCACCGCCAAGGAGCACACCTGCTACTACGCGCACGTGCTCGACAGCGATCTGGAGCTGGCCGTCGACCTGGTCGCCGACGTGGTCCTCAACGGCCGCTGCGCCGTCAAGGACGTCGAGGTGGAACGCGGCGTCGTCCTCGAGGAAATCGCGATGCGCGACGACGACCCGGAGGACGCGCTGGGTGACATGTTCCTCTCGGCGCTCTTCGGTGATCATCCGGTCGGGCGTCCGGTTATCGGTACCGCGCAGTCCGTGTCGGCGATGACCCGGGCCCAGCTGCACTCCTTCCATATGCGGCGCTACACGCCGGAACGGATGGTCGTCGCGGTGGCCGGCAATGTCGACCACGACGAGGTGATCGCGTTGGTGCGGGAGCACTTCGGATCGCGTTTGGTGCGCGGGCGCCAGCCGGTTTCGCCGCGCAAAGGGGCCGGACGCGTGAGCGGCCACCCGGGACTTTCGGTGGCCAAGAGGGATGCCGAGCAGACGCACGTGCTGCTGGGCGTGCGCACTCCCGGACGCACCTGGGAACATCGCTGGGCGTTGTCGGTGCTGCACACCGCCCTGGGTGGCGGGCTGAGTTCCCGGCTGTTCCAAGAGGTTCGCGAACTACGCGGGCTGGCCTATTCGGTCTACTCGTCGGTCGACATGTTTTCCGACAGTGGTGCGCTGTCGGTGTATGCCGCGTGCTTGCCTGAGCGGTTCTCCGACGTGATGCGGGTGACCAGCGACGTGCTCGAATCGGTGGCACGCGACGGCATCACCGAGGCGGAATGCCGCATCGCCAAGGGCTCCATGCGTGGCGGGATCGTTCTCGGCCTGGAAGACTCCAGTTCTCGTATGAGCCGCATCGGTCGTAGCGAATTGAACTATGGGAAGCACCGCAGCATCGAGCACACCCTGCGGCAGATCGACGACGTCACCGTCGACGAGGTCAACGCGGTGGCCGGCCAGCTGCTGGCCAAGCGCTTCGGTGCCGCTGTCCTGGGTCCGTATGCTTCGAAACGATCTCTGCCGCAACAACTTCGGGCGATGGTACGGTAGCTCAATGTCCGCCTCCTCACTCGCGCCGTGCCGGCGCTCGCCGTCGCTGGACTAGCCGGATGGTACTGGGTTTTTGGGACATCGCGGTGCCGATCGTTGGCGCCCCGATGTCGGGCGGACCCGGCAGCCCGGCGTTGGCGGCGGCGGTGTCCAACGCGGGCGGACTCGGATTCGTCCCCGGTGGGTACTTGAGCGCGGAGCAGTTTGCCGAAGACGTCGCCGCGGCGCGCGCCGCCACCACCGGACCGCTAGGTGTGAACCTGCTTGTGCCGCAACCCAGTGTCGCCGACTGGGTGGCATTGGACTTCTACGCAGACGAGCTGGAAGGCGTCGCCGAGCACTACCAGGTTCACGTCGGCCGGCCCGAGTACGGCCACGACGACGACTGGGCGCGCAAGCTCGAGGTGGTAGCCGACCTCCGCCCGGAGCTGGTGTCCTTCACCTACGGAGTGCCGTCGCCGGATGTGATCCGGCGGTTCGGCGCGCTCGGGCTGTTGGTGATGGTCACGGTGACATCGCTTTACGAGGCGGGGGTGGCCGTCGCCGCCGGTGCGGACAGCCTCGTGGTGCAGGGCCCCGATGCCGGGGGGAACCGCGCCACCTTCGCGCCCGACATGGACCCCGGCAGCGAGACGCTGCACCAGCTGATCGACCGCATCCACCGGGCGCATCGCGACGTCCCGCTGATCGCCGCGGGTGGGCTGGGCACCGCCGAGGATGTCGCGGGCGTGCTGCGCAGGGGAGCGGTGGCCGCACAGCTGGGAACCGCGCTGCTGCTCAGCGACGAAGCCGGCACCAGCCAGGCCCATCGCACTGCCATGCAGAATCAACTCTTCGGAAAGACCATCGTCACGCGCGCGTTCTCGGGCCGGTATGCGCGCGGCCTGGAAAACGAGTTCATTCGTCTCTTCGACAACGTGGCGCCGCTGGGCTATCCCGAGGTCAATCAGATGACGCTGCCGATTCGGGAGGCCGCGACCGAGCGGGAAGATCCGCATGGGATGAACCTCTGGGCGGGAACGTCGTTCCGCAAGGCGCAGCCCGGTCCGGTGGCCGATATCGTCGCGAGCCTCGCGCCCAACGACTAGCGCGGCGCAGGTCCATGACCGCCCGGCCGAGCTCGAGCACCACTACCACGCGTACATCGGGCTTTTCGCGGCCGCTGATCGCCGAGGTGACGAGGTCGGTGCTGGGATGGCTGACCGGGCAGGGCTGAGCGTCAGGCCAGTACGCCGGCCGGTTCGGTAAACGGCAAGCCCAGGTCGGCGGCCACCCGCTGCGACAGCAGCGCACCCTCGTGCGTCGAGAGGCCTTTGGCCAGAGCGGGATTCGACCGGCAGGCCGCCTGCCAGCCCTGGTCGGCAAGCCGCAGCACGTATGGCATGGTCGCGTTGGTCAGCGCGTACGTCGACGTCTTCGGTACCGAGCTGGGCATGTTCGCCACGCAGTAGAACAGCGTGTCGTGCACCGCGAACGTCGGGTTGTCGTGGGTGGTGGGTCGCGAATCCTCGAAGCAACCGCCCTGATCGATCGAGATGTCCACCAGCACCGCGCCCGGTTTCATCTGTGCAACAAGAGAATTCGTGATCAGCTTCGGCGCTTTGGCACCGGGTACCAAGACGGCCCCGATCACCAGGTCGGCGCGTTTGACGGCGCCTTCGAGTTCGTAGGCCGACGAGTGGCGGGTCTGGATGCGCCCGGTGAACTCGGCGTCGAGCAATCGCAACTTGTCGATGTTGAGATCGAGCACCATCACACTGGCCCCCATGCCGCTGGCCACCCGGGCCGCGTTGTAACCGGCGGTGCCGGCGCCGACGACCACGACGTCGGCGGGCTTGACGCCGGGCACCCCGCCCATCAGCACGCCGCGGCCGCCCTGCGTCCGCATCAGGTGGTACGCCCCGACTTGAGCGGACAGCCGGCCGGCGACCTCGCTCATCGGGGCCAGCAGCGGAAGTGCGCCGTCGGCGCTCTGGACGGTCTCGTAGGCGATCGACGTTGTGCCGGAAGCCAATAGCGCGTCGGTGCAGGCACGCGACGCGGCCAGATGCAGGTAGGTGAACAGGACCTGCCCCGACCGCAACAGGGCGTATTCGGCCGCCATCGGCTCCTTGACCTTGAGCAGCAGGTCGGCGTCGCCCCACACCTGCTCGGCGGAGGTGAGCACCTGGGCTCCTGCCGCCTTGAACTCCATGTCGGTGATCGCCGACCCTTCACCGGCGCCGGCCTGGACGAGCACCTCGTGGCCGCGGTGCGTCAATTCGGCGACGCCTGCCGGGGTGATGGCCACCCTGAACTCGTTGTTTTTGGTCTCGGTGGGAATGCCGACTCGCATTCCTCAATTGTGAAGAAATTTCGGCCAACCGGCAAACAGGCTGATGTTAATTCCATAAGATCGGTATATGACTGATAGGTCAACGGATATCGCGGACAGACTGAGGAAGGCGCCGAAGAATGTTCGGCCTGCCGACCTCGACGACGTGGACCGCAGAATTCTGAGTCTGCTGCACGCCGACGCGCGGATCACGAACAACGCGCTCGCTGACGCGGTCGGGATCGCTGCGTCGACGTGTCATGGCCGGGTGCGGCGGCTGGTGGACCTCGGTGTCATCCGGGGTTTCTACACCGACATCGACCCGGTCGCGGCTGGCATGCCGCTGCAGGCGATGATCTCGGTCAGCCTGCAATCCAATGCGCGCGGCAAGATCCGCAGCTTTATTCACCAGATTCGGGGCAGGCGGCAGGTGATGGATGTCTACTTCCTCGCCGGGGCAGACGATTTCCTCCTGCACGTCGCGGCCCGCGACACCGAGGACCTGCGTTCCTTCGTGGTGGAGAACCTCAACGCCGACGCCGACGTCGCCGGGACCCAGACCTCATTGATCTTCGAACATCTCCGCGGTGCCGCGCCCATCTAAGACCGCCCATCTATACGGCCTGGAGAAAACCCGGTACCGGCGGTTTCGCATATTCGGTCGGCGAACTTATACTTGCCATGCCCGATGTTCACCGAGACGACGATGCTCGGTGTCACGCTGAGGTAGGGGGCCACGATGTTCACCGTCGACGACCAGGCCGCAGGTCCGCACGACGCGTCACTCGACCACGAGCGGCTCGTGCTCGAGGCCCGTGATGTCGCATTCGACTGGGCGAAGCTTCCGGTCCACTACGTGCCCAACGAGCCGTTCACCACTCACATGCTCAACGTCCTGCACCTGCTGCTGCCCGCGGGTGAGGAATTCTTCGTCGAGGTGTTCAAGCGAGCACTGCCGTTGATCAAGGACGACCAGCTGCGACTGGATGTGCAGGGGTTCATCGGCCAGGAGGCGGTGCATTCTCAGGCACATTCGGGGGTGCTCGCCCGGTTCGACGCTCAGGGCATCGACGTGACGCCCTACACCGGCCAGATCCGGTGGATGTTCGAGAAGATCCTGGGGCCGCGGCCCGGGTGGAGCAAACGCCGACAGGACAGCTGGCTATTGGAGCAGGTGTCGTTCGTTTCCGCGATCGAGCATTACACGGCCATCTTGGGCGAGTGGATACTGAACACCCCCGCGCACGACGGGATCGGCACCGATCCGGTGATGCTGGACATGCTGCGCTGGCACGGCGCCGAAGAGGTCGAGCACAAGGCGGTCGCGTTCGACACCATGAAGCATCTGCGGGCCGGGTACTGGCGGCAGGTGCGCGCGCAGCTGGTCGTCTCGCCAGCGATGTTGCTGTTGTGGATTCGCGGTGTGCGGTATCTGTATTCCGTGGATCCACAACTGCCCCCGGGCGCCAAGCCGCGCTGGCGCGATTACGTCAACGCAGCCCGTCGGGGCCTGCTGCCCGGCCCGCTGCGATTCGTGCGCGGCATCGCCGATTACTACCGGCCGGGCTTCCACCCGTCACAGTTGGGCGGGCTCGGGCTGGCGGTCGACTATCTGGCCGTATCACCTGCCGCGAGGGCATCGCACTGACCTATGAGCATCAACTTCGGATTCACGCCATCCAATGGTGTCGCTCTGGCCGTGCATCGCTACACCGAAATCGACGCAGCGCGTCCGACCATCCTCGCCATTCACGGTTGGCCCGATAATCACCACGTCTGGGACCCGATCGCCGAAGAGTTCGCGCAGAGCTACCCCGGCCGATACAACTTCGTGGCCTACGATGTGCGCGGTGCCGGTGAATCATCGCGTCCGGCAAAGCAATCCGGGTATGCCTTCGAGCATTTGGTGTCGGACCTCGGCGCGGTGATCGACAGCCTCGGGGTCGAGCAGGTCCACCTGCTCGCGCACGACTGGGGCTCGATTCAGGCCTGGGCCGCCATCACCGACGACTCGGTGATGGACAAGATCGCCTCGTTCACCTCGATCTCGGGCCCGCATCTGCAATACGCGGGCAGGTTCCTGCGGTCGGGGCGCAATCCCCGGACGCTGGCCCAGGTCCTCGGGCAGCTGCTGGCGTCGATGTACATCGGCTTCTTTCTCTGCCCGGTCGTGCCCGAGGTCGCCTTCCGTTCCGGAATCGGCGTGAAGGTCGTTGAGGCGGTTGAGCGTATCGGCCGATCGAGCACCCGAAGTCAACGTCGCGCAACGCCGCGGTCGATCGCCGACTACGTCAACGGGTTGAACCTGTACCGGGCCAACATGCCCGCGCCGATGCTGCTGCCCGGGCGCGATCTGCCGCAGACCAACGTCGCGGTCCAGGTGCTGGCACCGCGCAAAGACCTGTTCGTGACTCCGGCCCTGCAACGGTTCACCGGCGCGATTCCCCCTGGGGGCAGGGTGGTTTCGATCGAAGGCGGTCATTGGGTCGTGACCTCGCGTCCCGATGTCGTGGCCCGGCTGACCAGCGAGTGGGTCGAGCGAAGCGCCGGCGGCCCGCTCGCCGCAAGCGAGCCGTCGACACCGGGCGGCCCACACGAGATACCGGGCAAGCTCGCCTTGATCACCGGTGCGGGTGCCGGCATCGGCCGGGCCACCGCGGTGGAGCTGGCGCGCCACGGTGCCGGCAAGGTGGTCATCGTCGATCGAGACCTCACGGCGGCCAACGAAACCGCGGACGCCGTTCGGGCCGCCTGCGCCGAGGCCGCGGTGTACCAGGTCGATGTCAGCGACGAGGAGTCGATGAATGATCTTGCCGCACAGGTCCTTATCGACCACGGCGTGGTCGATATCCTGGTGAACAATGCCGGTATCGGGATGGCAGGTCGATTCCTGGAGACGAGCTCGCAAAACTGGGAAGACATCATCGGGGTCAATCTGCGCGGCGTCATCTCCGGCACCAGGGCATTCGGTGCGCAGATGGTCGAGCGCGGCGAGGGCGGGACGATCATCAACGTGGCGTCCGCCTCGGCATACCTCCCCTCGAAATCCATGGTCGCCTACAGCACCACGAAGGCGGCGGTGCTGGGGTTCAGCGAATCGCTGCGGGCCGACTTCGCCGACGAGGGCATTACCGTCACCGCCGTGTGCCCCGGATTCGTCAACACCGACATCGCAAAAAACACCGTCTACGCCGGCATGTCGACCGACGAGCAGGCGCGCGCCCGAGACAAGGCCGACGCGGCCTATCGGCGACGCAACTACACGCCGGAAGCCACCGCCGAGGCGATCGTCAAGGCCGTCAAGACCGGTCCGGCCGTGTTGCCGATCGCCGCGGAGTCCAGAATCGGTTACGCGATGCGTCGGATCAGCCCCTCGGCGATTCGGCTGCTCGCGCGGTTGGACTTACGGCCAACGTGAGGGATTTGCCTGTGCGGGAAAGCATCTGGACGAGTAGGCCGGCCGACCTGTACGGCCGGCGCGACCGTGACCGGCTCGGCACCGTACTGTGGGGCATCCGAATATTGTTCGACGGATTCACCTCCGTGTCGCGCTGGGAGCCGTCGCGGGTCAAGCCGGTGCCGCGCACCCAGACCGCCGTCGTCACGAAACGTGAGCTCGTCGCGCCCGATGTGGTCGCCGTGACTTTGGCCGACCCGCAGGGCGGTTTGCTTCCATCCTGGACACCCGGCGGGCATATCGACGTGGTGTTGCCTTCGGGCCGGCGACGCCAGTACTCGCTGTGCGGTCCGCCCGGGCGGCGCACGGACTACCGCATCGCCATCCGCCGAATCGCCGACGGCGGTGGCGGTTCGATCGAAATGCACGACTCGTACGACGTGGGCGATATGCTGGCATTCGAGGGTCCGCGCAACGCCTTTTATCTCGGCACGGCCGAGCGCGACGTGTTATTCGTGATCGGCGGCATCGGCGTCACGCCCATTCTGCCGATGATCCAGGTGGCCCAGCAGCGTGGAATCGATTGGCGTGCCGTCTATGCCGGGCGTAGCCGGGACTACATGCCGCTACTGGACGAAGTGGTCGCGGTGGCGCCCGAGCGGCTGACCGTGTGGGCCGACGATGAACACGGCCGGTGCGCCACCGTTGACGACCTGCTCGCCGATGCCGGGCCGGCGACGGCCGTCTACGTGTGCGGCCCGAGCGGCATGCTCGAGGCGGTCCGCCTGGCCCGAAACGAACACGCCGACGCACCCTTGCATTACGAGCGGTTCAGCCCCCCGCCGGTCGTCGACGGAGCTCCCTTCCAACTCGAGCTCGCGCGGTCGCAGCGACTGCTCAGCGTTCCGGCCAACCGCTCCGCGCTCGATGTCATGCGCGACCTCGATCCGACGACCCCGTATTCCTGCCAGCAGGGTTTCTGTGGGACGTGCAAGGTCAAAGTGCTTGCCGGACAGGTCGATCACCGCGGTCGTACGGCCGTGGGTGACGACGAGATGCTGGTCTGCGTGTCGCGGGCCGAAGCCGACCGGCTCGTCATCGACGCTTAAGGGCATCAGCCTTCGGGCGCCGACTGACGACGTCGATAGCCCACGTGGGACACGCGCACACCGGGCAGCGGCACCCAGTCGAGGCTGCGGTCGTCAAGTTGAAAGTCGTTGTCTTCGTAGAATTGTCGTGCCTCGGCGTTCTCTTCAGCGCACCATAGGATGACGTCACCCGAGGGATTCGAGCGTACGGCTTTGTTGAGCAGGCGCACGCCGACGCCGAGCCCCTTCGCCTCCTCTGCGGTATAGAGGGCGTCGATTTTCAAGTCATCGGGATTGGCAGCGTCGGGTCCGAAGACCGTCATCCCCAGCAACCTGCCGCGGGCCTCGGCGACCCACATGCCCCAGCCCGGCTGATTCAGCGCCTCCGGGTACTTCACCGTGGCCCACAATTTCGGTGTCGAGATCACGTCGAGCACGTGATCCTCCAGGATTCCGGCCAACGACTGCCGCCACACCGGATAGTGCATCGCCGCGACCTTCTCGAAATCGCTTGGTCCGGCTCTACGGATCTTGACGTCCTTGGACTTCACACGGCCACCTTAAGGTCATCTCGTCCGCGAGTGCTCCAGATACGCGACCAGGGCGTTGGTCAGGCCGCGCCGGGCCATATCGAGATCGGCAAACGAGCCCAGCTGGCGCTCCGATACCAGGCCCCGCATCGCGCCCGGGATGAGTGCGGCGGCCTCGCGTACCCGGTCGGGGTCGACGTCGAGCCCCGCGAAGGCGTTCTGACAGGTTTCCAGCCAGCTCTTGCCCCAGGAGAACAATTCGGCGGCCGTTCGCGGGTAGAGGCGCTCGAGCTCGTCGGGGTCGCGGGGCAGGGCGGCGCGCAGGTTTTCGATCGCGCGTGAATCCGGCGCCGCCAGGCCCCGGTAGAGGGTTTCGATGATGGCGCTGACGCGCTCGCGCAGGGGTGCGCTCGGTCGGACCGGTGTCGACAGTGTCGAGAACGTCGCCTCGCGTCGCTTGGCGGTGCGGTGCAGCACGGCCGCCCAGAACCCATCGGTGTCGCCGAACTGATACTGCACGGCGCCCCAGGTGGCGCCGATCTCCTTGGCGATGCGATTGGCCGACACCGAGCCCGGCTCGCCCGAGGCCAGTGACCGCAACGCGGCCTCCAGCATGTTCTCGCGAGTTGCGCTGCCGCGCCGGTTCGGACGCCGGCCCACGATTCCGGCCTTTGAAACCTGCCGGGTCGCCCGCTGCGCCATCGGCCGATCCTAATCGATTGCCTGCGAGCGGCGGGTTAGTGCAAGCAGACGATCTTCCCCCAGCCCGAAGAGTTGCTAGTCACGGGTGGTTCGAAGCGCATGGATGCCGTCGTCGATTGCGGCCTTCAGATAACTCGGATCTCCTGTGGCCAAGAGTATTTCGGCGCCCCCCTGGATTCCGGCGACCAGTGCGGCCGCGCTCCGGTCCGCGTCGAGCCCGGCGTCGACCGCGCCTTCGCGTTGCAAGCTGCGGATAGCGGTGGCGATCTGATCGTGCCAACGCTCGATGAGCGCCAACGTGACAGCCTGTTTGCCCATCGACGCTGTCGTCGCAACCTCGATCAGTGACGCCCATATCCGCAAATCCGCGGGCTCGGGCTGAAGCAGCTGGCCGTCGTCGTTCATTGGTGGGTCAACTCATCGACCCAACGGCGCATCACCAAGCATCAACAGAAGCTACAACCGGCCGCGGCCATTTTTTACCTACTAGGACACACTCGGCACGGTAATGTCCTGATTGCGAAGGTCTTTGGCCGATATATGCTGGTCGCGGCTATTTGGTAGCCGTCCGCAGAGCGGTGATGGCGCCGTCGATCGCGGCTTCGAGGAAACTCGCGTCGCCGGTAGCGAAAAGGATTCCGGCTCCCCCCTGAATGCCGGCCAGTAGCGCGGCAGCGCTGCGGTTGGCGTCCACGCGATGATCGATTTTGCCCTGATCCTGCAAGCACCGAATGCCCGCGGTGATCTGGTCACGCCATTGCTGGATCAGTCTCGCCGTGACGGCCTGGGTGTCGGGGGAGGAACGACCCAGTTCGGATATCAGCACGGAGATCGGACAGGACCGTGCCTGACGGCGGTAGCGCTCGACGACGGCGTCGCGCCACCGCTGCCACGCGGCCCATGAGGTCAGCTCGCCAAGGTACGGCTGTTGTTCGGCCAACACCAAATCGGCCTCGTGCTCAGCCACCGTCAGCAGCAAGTCGTCCCGGCCCCCGGGAAAGTAGTGGAACAGTTGACTCTTCGACGTTCGGGTTCGGGCCAAGATGTGGTCCAAGGTGGTCGCCACCACACCGTTGGCACGGATCTCTTCGGCGGCGCCCTCGATGATTCGGCGCCGCGTGGCGGCGCCCTTTCTGGTCAGCTTTTGGACTTGCAAGTCCATTTTTTTCGACTCAGACTCCGGAGTCATGTTTCCCAACCCTACGCGAGGATTCGACCGCACAGCGCTCGTCTGCGGCTCTAGCGGGTAGGTGCACGCGACCGTTCACTCGCTGAAACGAATACGAAGGGACGGAAGTGATTGCGCATAACTCCGATACGCCACCCCATGACCGGACGACCCATCATTCGCTTGAAGATCTGCGTGCCGTCTTTCCGTTCCAGGATTCCGTGGGCCTGGTCAACCGCGACAACCAGTTCTCACTGACCCAACGTGTCGGGCATCTGGGACCGTTGACCATCCTCGACCTGGCGTTCGGCACCGATACCTGGATCCGGTGCCTCGACGAACGTCCCTACTACATGGTCAGCGTTCCCTTCGCGGGCGCAATTGAGCTGCTGCACAGGGACTCATCGATCGCGGTGGGACCTGGTCGTGCCGCTCTGTGCCTGCCGGAGGGGGAGCTGTTGGTATCGCGGTGGGCGGGCGGTGGCCGAACGATCACACTGCGGGTCGACCGCGATGTCGTCGAGGATGCGCTCAGTGACGCGGTCGGCCAGGAGATGACATCGCAGGTTGCCTTCAAGCCCTGCCTGCTCACCACTCGGGGTGCGGCGCGCAGCTGGGTGCAGATGGTGTTGATGCTCAATCACGAACTCTTCAAGGCTGACAACGCGCTTTGTCAACCGCTCGTCTCGGGTCCATTCATCGAAAGCCTGGTGCATGGATTGCTGCTTGCCACCGATCACCCTTACCGCGGGATTCTGGAGGCCGAGGCGAGACACGTGGCGCCCCAGACGATACGGACCGCGGTCGAAATCATCGAAGCCGAGCCGCACCTGCCGTTGCGAGTGTCCTCGTTAGCGGCACGCAGCCATGTCAGCACACGTGCGTTGCAACAGGGTTTTCAGCGCCATATGGGATTGTCTCCGATGAGTTACCTGCGGCAGGTGCGGCTGCGCCGCGCACACCAAGATCTGCTGGATTCGGACCCATCGTTGGAAACGGTCGAATCGATAGCCTCGCGTTGGGGTTTCACCAATCCGGGTCGTTTCGCGGCCGCACATGCCGCTCGATACGGCGAAAACCCCGCACAGACCTTGCGCCGATCTCGATATGCGCGTGCCCTGCGTTGGGCGTAGAGTGCGCAGCCCAAGCGGCCCTTCGGTGTTCGCAAACCGTACTGCTTCGTGCGGACATCGTCCGGGCTACGCGCGAATGCTCCAGAATCTGCATACATTCGTCTGGTAGCACA
The DNA window shown above is from Mycobacterium sp. Aquia_216 and carries:
- a CDS encoding polyribonucleotide nucleotidyltransferase, yielding MSVAQIDEGVFETTATIDNGTFGTRTIRFETGRLAQQAAGAVVAYLDDENMLLSATTASKSPKEHFDFFPLTVDVEERMYAAGRIPGSFFRREGRPSTDAILTCRLIDRPLRPSFISGLRNEIQVVVTILSLDPNDLYDVLAINAASASTQISGLPFSGPIGGVRVALIDGTWVAFPTVEQLEGAVFDMVVAGRIVGTDADGKPDVAIMMVEAEATEKVIELVEGGAQAPTETVVAEGLEAAKPFIAALCTAQQELADAAAKPVGEYPTFPDYQEDVYYAVASVATDELAKALTIGGKAERDARTDELKAEVLDRLTGDSATYEGREKEVSAAFRSLTKKLVRQRILTDHFRIDGRGITDIRALSAEVAIVPRAHGSALFERGETQILGVTTLDMVKMAQQIDSLGPETSKRYMHHYNFPPFSTGETGRVGSPKRREIGHGALAERALIPVLPSVEEFPYAIRQVSEALGSNGSTSMGSVCASTLALLNAGVPLKAPVAGIAMGLVSDDIEIEAGDGTKSTERRFVTLTDILGAEDAFGDMDFKCAGTKDFVTALQLDTKLDGIPSQVLAGALSQAKDARLTILEVMAEAIDEPDQMSPYAPVVTTIKVPVDKIGEVIGPKGKMINSITEETGAQISIEDDGTVFVGATNGPSAQAAIDRINAIANPQLPTVGERFLGTVVKTTDFGAFVSLLPGRDGLVHISKLGRGKRIAKVEDVVNVGDKLRVEIADIDKRGKISLVLVAEDDGAENGSAPDAPAPETASADAASSV
- a CDS encoding M16 family metallopeptidase, producing the protein MPPAQSRRPAADPALRRGKHTAAAKPEHQAGLRRTMLPGGLRVVTEHLPAVRSASVGVWVGVGSRDEGATVAGAAHFLEHLLFKSTPTRTAVDIAQSMDAVGGELNAFTAKEHTCYYAHVLDSDLELAVDLVADVVLNGRCAVKDVEVERGVVLEEIAMRDDDPEDALGDMFLSALFGDHPVGRPVIGTAQSVSAMTRAQLHSFHMRRYTPERMVVAVAGNVDHDEVIALVREHFGSRLVRGRQPVSPRKGAGRVSGHPGLSVAKRDAEQTHVLLGVRTPGRTWEHRWALSVLHTALGGGLSSRLFQEVRELRGLAYSVYSSVDMFSDSGALSVYAACLPERFSDVMRVTSDVLESVARDGITEAECRIAKGSMRGGIVLGLEDSSSRMSRIGRSELNYGKHRSIEHTLRQIDDVTVDEVNAVAGQLLAKRFGAAVLGPYASKRSLPQQLRAMVR
- a CDS encoding nitronate monooxygenase; amino-acid sequence: MVLGFWDIAVPIVGAPMSGGPGSPALAAAVSNAGGLGFVPGGYLSAEQFAEDVAAARAATTGPLGVNLLVPQPSVADWVALDFYADELEGVAEHYQVHVGRPEYGHDDDWARKLEVVADLRPELVSFTYGVPSPDVIRRFGALGLLVMVTVTSLYEAGVAVAAGADSLVVQGPDAGGNRATFAPDMDPGSETLHQLIDRIHRAHRDVPLIAAGGLGTAEDVAGVLRRGAVAAQLGTALLLSDEAGTSQAHRTAMQNQLFGKTIVTRAFSGRYARGLENEFIRLFDNVAPLGYPEVNQMTLPIREAATEREDPHGMNLWAGTSFRKAQPGPVADIVASLAPND
- the ald gene encoding alanine dehydrogenase is translated as MRVGIPTETKNNEFRVAITPAGVAELTHRGHEVLVQAGAGEGSAITDMEFKAAGAQVLTSAEQVWGDADLLLKVKEPMAAEYALLRSGQVLFTYLHLAASRACTDALLASGTTSIAYETVQSADGALPLLAPMSEVAGRLSAQVGAYHLMRTQGGRGVLMGGVPGVKPADVVVVGAGTAGYNAARVASGMGASVMVLDLNIDKLRLLDAEFTGRIQTRHSSAYELEGAVKRADLVIGAVLVPGAKAPKLITNSLVAQMKPGAVLVDISIDQGGCFEDSRPTTHDNPTFAVHDTLFYCVANMPSSVPKTSTYALTNATMPYVLRLADQGWQAACRSNPALAKGLSTHEGALLSQRVAADLGLPFTEPAGVLA
- a CDS encoding Lrp/AsnC family transcriptional regulator, with the protein product MTDRSTDIADRLRKAPKNVRPADLDDVDRRILSLLHADARITNNALADAVGIAASTCHGRVRRLVDLGVIRGFYTDIDPVAAGMPLQAMISVSLQSNARGKIRSFIHQIRGRRQVMDVYFLAGADDFLLHVAARDTEDLRSFVVENLNADADVAGTQTSLIFEHLRGAAPI
- a CDS encoding metal-dependent hydrolase is translated as MFTVDDQAAGPHDASLDHERLVLEARDVAFDWAKLPVHYVPNEPFTTHMLNVLHLLLPAGEEFFVEVFKRALPLIKDDQLRLDVQGFIGQEAVHSQAHSGVLARFDAQGIDVTPYTGQIRWMFEKILGPRPGWSKRRQDSWLLEQVSFVSAIEHYTAILGEWILNTPAHDGIGTDPVMLDMLRWHGAEEVEHKAVAFDTMKHLRAGYWRQVRAQLVVSPAMLLLWIRGVRYLYSVDPQLPPGAKPRWRDYVNAARRGLLPGPLRFVRGIADYYRPGFHPSQLGGLGLAVDYLAVSPAARASH